A genome region from Alicyclobacillus acidocaldarius subsp. acidocaldarius DSM 446 includes the following:
- the fabF gene encoding beta-ketoacyl-ACP synthase II, whose protein sequence is MARRVVVTGLGVVSPVGNSVPAFWDSLLSGRSGVREIDRFDTSEYPCKIAGLVNDFDPERYIDKKELRHMDLFTQYALYAAYEAILQSKLEITDENRDRIGVYIGSGIGGISTTLSNYRTLIERGPKRVSPFLVPMMISDMASGQVSIEFGVRGPNSSPVSACATGSHAIGDAYKIIQRGAADVMIAGGAEAAVVDLALAGFCNMKALSTRNDEPQRASRPFDKDRDGFVMGEGAGILVLEALDHALARGATILAEICGYGMSGDAYHVTAPDPEGDGAYRAMKAALEDAGLSPTDVDYINAHGTSTEYNDRIETYAVKRLFGDHAYKLAMSSIKSMTGHLLGAAGGVEAVACVMTLVDGVIPPTINYETPDPDCDLDYVPNQARRADVNVVLSNSFGFGGHNACLVFRKYEP, encoded by the coding sequence ATGGCACGACGCGTGGTGGTGACGGGGCTTGGGGTCGTCTCGCCAGTCGGCAACAGCGTCCCTGCGTTTTGGGACAGCCTGCTTTCGGGCAGGTCGGGCGTTCGCGAGATCGATCGGTTCGACACCTCCGAATACCCCTGCAAGATCGCCGGCTTGGTGAACGACTTTGACCCAGAGCGCTATATCGACAAGAAGGAACTTCGGCATATGGACCTGTTCACGCAGTACGCCCTGTATGCGGCGTACGAGGCCATCCTTCAGTCCAAGCTCGAGATTACGGACGAAAACCGGGATCGGATTGGCGTGTACATCGGTTCCGGCATCGGCGGCATCAGCACGACGCTGTCGAACTACCGGACGCTCATCGAGCGCGGGCCGAAGCGCGTGAGCCCGTTCCTGGTGCCGATGATGATCAGCGATATGGCTTCTGGACAAGTCTCGATCGAATTCGGCGTGCGTGGCCCGAACAGCTCCCCCGTATCCGCGTGTGCGACCGGATCGCACGCGATCGGCGATGCGTATAAGATCATCCAACGCGGTGCGGCCGATGTGATGATTGCGGGCGGCGCTGAGGCCGCGGTGGTCGATCTTGCGCTGGCCGGCTTTTGCAACATGAAGGCCCTGTCTACGCGCAACGACGAACCGCAGCGCGCCAGCCGGCCGTTCGACAAAGATCGCGACGGCTTCGTGATGGGCGAAGGCGCCGGTATCCTCGTTCTTGAGGCGCTGGATCACGCCTTGGCGCGCGGCGCCACCATTTTGGCCGAGATCTGCGGCTACGGCATGTCCGGCGATGCGTACCACGTCACGGCGCCGGACCCGGAGGGCGACGGCGCGTATCGGGCGATGAAAGCCGCGCTCGAGGACGCCGGGCTCTCGCCGACGGACGTCGACTACATCAACGCGCACGGGACGAGCACCGAGTACAATGACCGCATCGAGACGTACGCAGTGAAGCGCTTGTTCGGCGATCACGCCTACAAGCTCGCGATGAGCTCCATCAAATCGATGACAGGTCATCTGCTCGGCGCGGCCGGCGGCGTGGAGGCCGTGGCGTGCGTGATGACGCTGGTCGACGGCGTGATTCCGCCGACGATCAACTACGAGACGCCGGATCCCGACTGCGATCTCGACTACGTCCCGAATCAGGCCCGACGGGCCGACGTCAACGTGGTGCTCTCGAACTCGTTCGGGTTCGGCGGACACAACGCGTGCTTGGTCTTCCGCAAGTACGAGCCTTGA
- the plsX gene encoding phosphate acyltransferase PlsX, protein MITMAVDAMGGDYAPEAPMEALCQAATQYTDTKFIVIGDEARIRELGGARLPDNVEVRHTDVVIAGDEEPVRAVRRKPNSSLVMAATLVANKEADVMVSAGNTGAIMAAGTLIIGRLPGVERPALAPILPTFDGRGVLLLDAGATMDASAENLLSYAYMADAYVRHVLDIEKPRIALLNVGTEDSKGNAVVKQAFALLSQSPLNFIGNIEAREMMAGCADVVVCDGFVGNVVLKLAEGIGLGLFSDIRTVLTQTMSGRLAALLVGKRLRQMRARYDWAEHGGAPFLGVNGGCFKAHGSSNARAWFMAITQARKFIANDLLHKLTVAMGERHVSVPNSELGEGRT, encoded by the coding sequence GTGATCACGATGGCCGTGGACGCGATGGGCGGCGACTACGCTCCGGAGGCCCCGATGGAAGCGCTGTGCCAGGCTGCGACTCAGTACACCGACACGAAGTTCATCGTGATCGGCGACGAGGCGCGGATTCGGGAGTTGGGAGGGGCGAGGCTGCCCGACAATGTCGAGGTGCGCCACACCGACGTGGTGATTGCGGGGGACGAAGAACCCGTCAGGGCCGTACGGCGAAAGCCAAACTCGTCGCTCGTGATGGCCGCCACGTTGGTGGCGAACAAAGAGGCGGACGTGATGGTCTCTGCAGGCAACACGGGGGCCATCATGGCGGCGGGAACGCTCATCATCGGGCGCTTGCCCGGGGTGGAGCGGCCGGCTCTCGCTCCCATTTTGCCGACGTTCGACGGGCGAGGGGTCCTGTTGCTCGACGCCGGCGCGACGATGGACGCTTCGGCGGAAAACTTGTTGAGCTACGCGTACATGGCGGATGCTTACGTGCGTCACGTCTTGGATATCGAGAAGCCTCGCATCGCGCTGTTGAACGTGGGCACGGAGGACTCCAAGGGCAACGCGGTTGTGAAGCAGGCCTTCGCGCTCTTGTCTCAGTCACCCTTGAACTTTATTGGCAACATCGAGGCGCGCGAAATGATGGCGGGATGCGCCGATGTCGTGGTCTGCGACGGGTTTGTCGGAAACGTCGTACTGAAGTTGGCGGAGGGCATTGGCCTCGGCCTGTTTTCCGACATCCGCACCGTCTTGACCCAGACGATGAGCGGCAGACTCGCGGCGCTGCTTGTGGGGAAGCGGCTGCGCCAAATGCGAGCTCGGTACGACTGGGCCGAGCATGGCGGCGCGCCGTTCCTCGGCGTGAACGGCGGCTGTTTCAAAGCCCACGGCAGCAGCAACGCGCGGGCGTGGTTCATGGCCATCACCCAGGCCCGAAAGTTCATCGCGAACGATCTCCTGCACAAGCTGACGGTGGCCATGGGTGAACGGCACGTGTCCGTGCCGAATTCCGAACTCGGAGAGGGTCGAACATGA
- the fabG gene encoding 3-oxoacyl-[acyl-carrier-protein] reductase: MSEARVALVTGASRGIGRAIALELAAEGRDVIVNYRSGADLAAEVVRAIEGMGRRSVAIQADVSKPEEAKRLVAEGLAAMGRIDILVNNAGITRDGLLVRMSDDDFNQVLDTNLRGAFYLIREVARPMMKARWGAIVNITSVVGLMGNAGQANYAAAKAGLVGLTKATAKELAPRNITVNAVAPGYIDTDMTRELGEDRMRDLLAHIPLGRTGQADEVAYAVAFLTSEKARYITGQVVAVDGGMAM, from the coding sequence GTGAGTGAGGCTCGGGTGGCGCTTGTCACCGGTGCGTCGCGCGGCATCGGGCGGGCCATCGCGCTCGAACTCGCGGCGGAGGGCCGCGACGTGATCGTGAATTATCGCAGCGGGGCGGACCTTGCTGCGGAGGTCGTTCGCGCCATTGAGGGGATGGGGCGCCGCTCCGTCGCCATTCAGGCGGACGTCTCGAAGCCCGAGGAAGCGAAGCGGCTCGTGGCGGAGGGGTTGGCGGCGATGGGCCGGATCGACATCCTGGTCAACAACGCCGGCATCACGCGCGACGGCCTGTTGGTGCGAATGAGCGACGACGATTTCAACCAGGTCCTTGACACGAACCTGCGCGGCGCGTTTTATTTGATTCGCGAGGTTGCGCGGCCGATGATGAAGGCGAGATGGGGGGCCATCGTGAACATCACCTCCGTGGTGGGGCTCATGGGCAACGCCGGCCAAGCGAACTATGCGGCGGCGAAGGCGGGGCTCGTCGGCCTGACGAAGGCCACCGCGAAAGAGCTCGCGCCTCGCAACATCACGGTCAATGCCGTCGCCCCAGGGTACATCGACACCGATATGACGCGCGAGCTGGGCGAGGACCGGATGCGGGACCTCTTGGCGCACATCCCGCTCGGGCGGACGGGGCAGGCGGACGAGGTGGCGTACGCGGTCGCCTTCCTGACGTCGGAGAAAGCCCGTTACATCACGGGCCAAGTGGTCGCTGTCGACGGCGGCATGGCCATGTAG
- the rnc gene encoding ribonuclease III, whose translation MQSKWLELQGLLNLQFNDVNLLKQAFTHASYRNEHRKLHVEDNERLEFLGDAVLELVVSDFLYRTYPKMPEGELTRMRAAIVCEASLVRFAKRLSFDQYIRLGRGEERSGGRSRPALLADVFEAFLGALYLDQGLEAVRQFVHTHMVPYLPDVSAGLDYKTALQELVQQRHQTPVRYVIVEERGPAHAREFVVQVELGGEVRGVGIGRSKKEAEQQAAAMALASLSEERSEERVTGVSQTD comes from the coding sequence TTGCAGAGCAAGTGGCTTGAACTCCAGGGGTTGCTGAATCTTCAGTTCAACGATGTGAACCTTCTCAAACAGGCTTTCACGCACGCCTCGTACCGCAACGAGCATCGCAAACTGCACGTCGAGGACAATGAGCGCCTCGAATTTTTAGGCGACGCCGTTCTCGAGCTCGTGGTGAGCGACTTTTTATACCGCACGTACCCCAAGATGCCCGAGGGCGAGCTGACGCGCATGCGCGCCGCCATCGTCTGCGAGGCGTCGCTGGTCCGCTTCGCGAAACGGCTGTCGTTCGACCAGTACATCCGCCTCGGCCGGGGCGAGGAGCGCAGCGGCGGGCGTTCTCGCCCGGCTCTCCTGGCCGACGTGTTCGAGGCGTTCCTTGGGGCTCTGTACCTGGACCAGGGCCTGGAGGCCGTGCGGCAGTTCGTCCACACCCACATGGTGCCGTATCTCCCCGACGTGTCCGCTGGCCTCGACTACAAGACGGCGCTGCAGGAACTCGTGCAACAGCGCCACCAGACGCCTGTGCGGTACGTCATCGTGGAAGAGCGCGGGCCCGCGCATGCGCGCGAGTTCGTGGTGCAGGTGGAGCTGGGCGGCGAAGTTCGCGGCGTCGGGATCGGCCGTTCCAAGAAGGAGGCGGAGCAGCAGGCTGCGGCGATGGCCCTGGCCTCGCTGTCCGAAGAACGCTCGGAGGAGCGTGTCACCGGTGTATCTCAAACAGATTGA
- the fapR gene encoding transcription factor FapR gives MDNRNVMGRKRVSALKKSERRYALVALLEQNPFATDEQLAEQFGVSVATIRLDRSALHIPEVRERIRRMASDRQDQVRSLDEQDLIGRLTKLELNRHAESELTIQINHVFKRTQIVRGHVLFAQINSLAVAVMDADFAVTAKTELRFLRPVRLGETVRARVDVIGEHGGIVRCRAVSHVGHDTVVEGVIWVYKDPSHAGVQSMNEGETE, from the coding sequence ATGGATAACCGGAACGTGATGGGTCGAAAGAGGGTATCTGCGCTGAAAAAATCGGAGCGCCGGTATGCGCTTGTGGCACTCCTGGAACAGAATCCGTTTGCGACCGACGAACAGTTGGCAGAACAATTTGGCGTGAGCGTCGCGACGATTCGGCTGGATCGCAGCGCGCTGCACATTCCTGAGGTTCGCGAGCGCATCCGGCGGATGGCTTCGGATCGGCAGGACCAGGTGCGTTCGCTCGACGAGCAGGATCTGATTGGGCGCCTCACGAAGCTCGAGTTGAACCGTCACGCCGAATCGGAGTTGACGATTCAGATAAATCACGTGTTCAAGCGCACGCAGATCGTGCGCGGCCACGTCCTCTTCGCGCAAATCAATTCCCTCGCTGTCGCGGTGATGGATGCGGACTTCGCAGTGACGGCCAAGACGGAACTGCGGTTTCTGCGCCCCGTGCGCCTGGGGGAGACGGTGCGAGCAAGAGTCGACGTGATCGGAGAACACGGCGGGATCGTGCGCTGCAGGGCGGTGAGCCACGTGGGCCACGATACCGTGGTGGAAGGTGTGATTTGGGTGTACAAAGATCCTTCCCACGCTGGGGTGCAGTCGATGAACGAGGGGGAAACCGAGTGA
- the fabD gene encoding ACP S-malonyltransferase translates to MNVAFVFPGQGAQYVGMGRAIFDEYPVARALLEEADEALGMKLSDIIFEGPEDTLRLTYYTQPALLTVSVAVWRALVDRVDIQPLAVAGHSLGEYSALVAAKSISFADAVKLVYQRGKLMDEAYPAGQGTMAAVLGLDEEPLREVCKRASEETGEIVELANVNCPGQIVISGAKAAVERASLLAKEAGARRVMPLNVSGPFHSSLMQPAADRLGALLDEIEFADAETPVVANVDGHPRRMASDLRDALKKQLVMPVRFVDCVLSMKRLGVDCVVELGPGTVLSGLVRKIDKSLETAHAEDPATLDEVCALLTRGGESGE, encoded by the coding sequence ATGAACGTCGCATTCGTGTTTCCAGGACAAGGCGCCCAGTACGTCGGCATGGGGCGAGCCATCTTTGACGAGTATCCCGTGGCGCGCGCGCTTCTCGAGGAAGCCGACGAGGCGCTCGGCATGAAATTGTCGGACATCATCTTCGAGGGTCCCGAGGACACGCTTCGCCTCACCTATTACACGCAGCCCGCCCTTCTGACGGTCAGTGTGGCCGTGTGGCGCGCCCTGGTTGATCGCGTCGATATTCAGCCGCTCGCGGTGGCCGGCCACAGCCTCGGCGAATACTCGGCGCTCGTCGCGGCCAAGAGCATTTCCTTCGCGGACGCGGTGAAACTCGTGTATCAGCGCGGAAAGCTGATGGACGAGGCGTATCCGGCGGGGCAGGGCACCATGGCGGCGGTCCTGGGGCTCGACGAGGAGCCGCTTCGAGAGGTGTGCAAGCGCGCGAGCGAGGAAACGGGCGAGATTGTCGAGTTGGCGAACGTGAACTGCCCTGGGCAGATTGTCATTTCGGGGGCCAAGGCCGCCGTGGAACGCGCCTCTCTTCTGGCGAAGGAGGCCGGAGCTCGCCGAGTGATGCCCCTCAACGTCAGCGGGCCGTTTCACTCGAGCCTGATGCAGCCAGCCGCCGATCGGCTGGGGGCGCTCCTCGACGAGATCGAGTTTGCGGACGCCGAGACGCCCGTGGTGGCGAACGTGGACGGGCATCCGCGGCGGATGGCGTCCGATCTGCGCGATGCGCTGAAGAAGCAACTCGTGATGCCGGTCCGCTTCGTGGACTGCGTGCTGTCGATGAAGCGATTGGGCGTGGATTGCGTCGTGGAGTTGGGGCCCGGGACGGTGCTCAGCGGGCTGGTGCGCAAAATCGACAAGTCGCTTGAGACGGCCCACGCCGAGGATCCGGCGACGCTGGATGAGGTGTGCGCGCTGTTGACGCGTGGAGGTGAAAGCGGTGAGTGA
- the acpP gene encoding acyl carrier protein, with protein MANDVFERVKKIIVDRLNVDEDKVTLDATFKDDLGADSLDIVELIMELEDEFDMEISDEDAEKISTVGDVVTYIEQHQG; from the coding sequence ATGGCAAACGACGTGTTTGAACGCGTGAAGAAGATCATTGTCGATCGACTGAATGTCGATGAGGATAAGGTGACTTTGGACGCGACGTTCAAGGACGATCTCGGTGCGGACTCGCTGGATATCGTCGAACTCATCATGGAGCTGGAAGACGAATTCGATATGGAGATCTCCGATGAGGATGCTGAAAAAATCAGCACGGTCGGCGATGTGGTTACATACATCGAGCAGCACCAGGGATGA